A DNA window from Onthophagus taurus isolate NC chromosome 1, IU_Otau_3.0, whole genome shotgun sequence contains the following coding sequences:
- the LOC111420131 gene encoding THUMP domain-containing protein 1, with translation MSKKMYKHSKRAKYTSNNYSSKSGSNLEPGMKGFLCTFNNREKECIREAYNVLNKYADELYGPETLECDLNPEQSESNIEDDLEKELKELKAKNVKKKRFQVVKSGAKNVLFVRTTIEDPVTLATLIMNELKNSKSPQTRFLYRLIPIQVTCKAYIDDIKNVLKESILGNHFKDNDKSFSIVYNHRNNNHLERDTVIKSVADLIEEIPGKHPVNLNNPDISIVIEIIKNVALLSIVHNYVDMKKFNLLAYSSNEANLNDESCKKEND, from the coding sequence atgtctaaaaaaatgtataaacatTCTAAACGTGCCAAATACACATCAAATAATTATTCTTCAAAATCAGGGAGTAATTTAGAACCGGGAATGAAAGGATTTCTTTGTACGTTTAATAACCGTGAAAAAGAATGTATTAGAGAAGCTTacaacgttttaaataaatatgcaGATGAATTATATGGTCCTGAAACGTTAGAGTGTGATTTAAACCCGGAACAATCCGAAAGTAACATAGAAGATGATTTAGAAAAGgaattaaaagaactaaaagctAAGAATGTGAAGAAAAAACGATTTCAAGTTGTTAAATCAGGCgcaaaaaacgttttatttgtCCGTACCACAATTGAAGATCCCGTAACGTTAGCTACTTTAATCatgaatgaattaaaaaatagtaaatcaCCTCAAACTAGGTTTTTGTATAGGTTAATTCCGATTCAAGTTACTTGTAAAGCTTACATTGATGATATTAAGAATGTTCTTAAGGAATCAATATTGggaaatcattttaaagataatgataAATCATTTTCCATAGTTTATAATCATAGAAATAATAACCATTTAGAGAGAGATACGGTTATTAAAAGTGTAGCCGATTTGATAGAAGAAATTCCTGGGAAACATCctgttaatttaaataatcctGATATTAGTATtgttattgaaataattaaaaatgttgcgTTGTTATCTATTGTGCATAATTATGTggatatgaaaaaatttaatttacttgcATATTCATCTaatgaagcaaatttaaatgatgaaagttgtaaaaaagaaaatgattaa
- the LOC111420121 gene encoding UDP-glucosyltransferase 2-like isoform X2 yields the protein MIYFYNLLLLILCYLSEINSARILGIIPTPSISHQIVYRPIWKELSQRGHKVTVLTTDPINDSSLKNLTEIDLSFSYDLYNNKHNFSDKIDKLAGKPLEMVNAIITMNADICDEQLKHPKVKRLINDPNEHFDVILVEILQPCMFAFAHRFKAASIGVVSMDAQSAAYDSVVNPTHPILNPDFMLPLAGKLSFFERVFSVVISNVMRVYEFLFIIPINDKVIRENFGDDYPSCKDFIQYLDMLFVNVHPILSGIRPNVPAVVNIGAGLHIQSPKSLPEDLKSFLDNAPSDVIYFSLGSNVKSKDIIPSTRQIITETFAELPYTILWKFEADSLPNQPKNVKIMKWLPQQDVLRHPKIKLFITQAGHQSIEEAIFSHVPMVVMPFFADQEGNAKRIVLKDIAVKVDHKELTKESFKSSILEVMENKKYRENVKKLAELLQDEPMTGLEKAVWWTEHVIRHKGAKHYRSAAIEMPFYEYFLLDVIGFLLLVLFIVIYVSVKMSKLVFKVIFKLCGGEKPKFKRH from the exons atgatatatttctacaatcttttattactaattttatgttatttaagtGAAATTAACAGTGCACGAATCTTAGGAATAATCCCAACACCTTCAATAAGCCATCAAATCGTTTACAGACCAATTTGGAAGGAATTATCTCAAAGAGGACACAAAGTAACGGTTTTAACGACCGATCCAATCAATGATTCATCCTTAAAGAATTTGACCGAAATAGATCTTAGTTTTTCGTACGACCTCTACAACAACAAGCATAATTTTTCTGATAAAATCGATAAATTAGCTGGAAAACCGCTTGAGATGGTTAATGCTATAATAACTATGAACGCTGATATTTGTGATGAACAACTCAAACATCCCAAagtaaaaagattaattaacgACCCAAACGAACATTTCGACGTTATTTTAGTTGAAATTTTGCAACCATGCATGTTTGCTTTCGCCCATCGATTCAAAGCCGCTTCTATAGGAGTTGTATCAATGGATGCTCAATCAGCAGCTTATGATAGCGTCGTAAATCCGACACATCCTATATTAAATCCGGATTTTATGTTACCTTTAGCTGGAAAATTAAGCTTTTTTGAGAGAGTGTTTAGTGTTGTTATTTCTAACGTAATGAGAGTCtatgaatttttgtttattataccGATTAATGATAAGGTTATTCGGGAAAATTTCGGTGATGATTATCCATCTTGTAAGgattttattcaatatttgGATATGTTGTTTGTTAATGTTCATCCGATTTTAAGTGGAATAAGACCGAATGTACCTGCTGTTGTTAATATTGGAGCTGGGTTACATATTCAATCGCCTAAAAGTTTACCAGAG gatttaaaatccttcttgGATAACGCACCATCCGACGTAATTTACTTCAGTTTGGGAAGTAACGTGAAAAGTAAAGACATCATCCCTTCAACCCGGCAAATAATAACCGAAACTTTTGCCGAACTACCATACACGATTTTATGGAAATTCGAAGCGGATTCTTTACCAAATCAACccaaaaacgttaaaataatgaaatggTTACCTCAACAAGACGTTCTCA ggcatccaaaaataaaattgttcattACTCAAGCTGGTCATCAATCTATCGAAGAAGCAATTTTTAGTCACGTTCCAATGGTTGTTATGCCTTTCTTTGCCGACCAAGAAGGTAACGCGAAAAGGATCGTTTTGAAAGATATCGCTGTGAAAGTCGACCATAAAGAACTCACCAAAGAATCGTTTAAATCCTCCATACTCGAagttatggaaaataagaa gtatcgagaaaatgttaagaaattgGCCGAATTATTACAAGACGAACCAATGACGGGGTTGGAAAAAGCCGTTTGGTGGACGGAGCACGTTATAAGACATAAAGGTGCCAAACATTATCGAAGCGCAGCTATTGAAATGcctttttatgaatattttcttttggatgttattggatttttattattggtgcTGTTTATTGTGATCTATGTAAGTGTTAAGATGTCTAAATTAGTGTttaaggttatttttaaattatgtgGTGGAGAGAAACCCAAATTTAAGCGtcattaa
- the LOC111420121 gene encoding UDP-glucosyltransferase 2-like isoform X1, producing the protein MGHFQYFSLCFIAIFSQVNSARILGVIPSASLSHQIVYRPIWKELISRGHEVVVITTDPMNDKSLRNLTEIDLHFSYDLSTKKHKFSAKYNELTGNPLQMLNAIITMNADICNEQLKHSDVKKLIDDENEHFDVVIMEVLQPCMWGFARRFNAPFIGVVSMDAQTAAYDSIGNPTHPVLNPDFMLPFAGELNFFERLTSFIVSNIIRIYGYLYIIPLNDKIIRENFGENYPSSLEFILNMDLLFINVHPLLNGIRPNVPAIVNIGAGLHIQPLKPLPEDLKSFLDNAPSDVIYFSLGSNVKSKDIIPSTRQIITETFAELPYTILWKFEADSLPNQPKNVKIMKWLPQQDVLRHPKIKLFITQAGHQSIEEAIFSHVPMVVMPFFADQEGNAKRIVLKDIAVKVDHKELTKESFKSSILEVMENKKYRENVKKLAELLQDEPMTGLEKAVWWTEHVIRHKGAKHYRSAAIEMPFYEYFLLDVIGFLLLVLFIVIYVSVKMSKLVFKVIFKLCGGEKPKFKRH; encoded by the exons ATGGGTCATTTTCAGTACTTTTCTTTATGttttattgcaatattttCTCAAGTGAATAGTGCTCGAATTCTTGGTGTTATCCCATCGGCTTCTCTCAGTCATCAAATCGTTTATAGACCGATATGGAAAGAATTAATCTCGAGGGGACACGAGGTTGTAGTTATAACAACGGACCCGATGAATGATAAATCTTTGAGGAATTTAACCGAAATAGATCTTCATTTTTCTTAtgatttatcaacaaaaaaacataaattttctgCCAAATATAATGAATTGACTGGTAATCCATTACAAATGTTAAACGCCATCATTACAATGAACGCCGATATCTGTAACGAACAGCTTAAACACTCCGACgtcaaaaaattaatcgatgATGAGAACGAACATTTTGATGTAGTTATTATGGAAGTTTTACAACCGTGTATGTGGGGTTTCGCCCGGAGATTTAACGCCCCTTTTATTGGGGTTGTTTCGATGGACGCTCAAACTGCGGCTTATGATAGTATTGGTAACCCAACTCATCCCGTTTTAAACCCTGATTTTATGTTACCATTCGCGggggaattaaatttttttgagagGTTAACGAGTTTTATCGTTTCTAATATTATAAGAATTTATGGCTATTTATACATCATACCTTTAAACGATAAAATAATTCGAGAAAATTTCGGAGAAAATTACCCATCTAGTTTAGAATTTATTCTAAATatggatttattatttattaatgttcaCCCTCTCCTCAATGGGATAAGACCTAACGTTCCTGCAATTGTTAATATTGGTGCTGGGTTACACATTCAACCACTTAAACCATTACCAGAG gatttaaaatccttcttgGATAACGCACCATCCGACGTAATTTACTTCAGTTTGGGAAGTAACGTGAAAAGTAAAGACATCATCCCTTCAACCCGGCAAATAATAACCGAAACTTTTGCCGAACTACCATACACGATTTTATGGAAATTCGAAGCGGATTCTTTACCAAATCAACccaaaaacgttaaaataatgaaatggTTACCTCAACAAGACGTTCTCA ggcatccaaaaataaaattgttcattACTCAAGCTGGTCATCAATCTATCGAAGAAGCAATTTTTAGTCACGTTCCAATGGTTGTTATGCCTTTCTTTGCCGACCAAGAAGGTAACGCGAAAAGGATCGTTTTGAAAGATATCGCTGTGAAAGTCGACCATAAAGAACTCACCAAAGAATCGTTTAAATCCTCCATACTCGAagttatggaaaataagaa gtatcgagaaaatgttaagaaattgGCCGAATTATTACAAGACGAACCAATGACGGGGTTGGAAAAAGCCGTTTGGTGGACGGAGCACGTTATAAGACATAAAGGTGCCAAACATTATCGAAGCGCAGCTATTGAAATGcctttttatgaatattttcttttggatgttattggatttttattattggtgcTGTTTATTGTGATCTATGTAAGTGTTAAGATGTCTAAATTAGTGTttaaggttatttttaaattatgtgGTGGAGAGAAACCCAAATTTAAGCGtcattaa
- the LOC111420129 gene encoding leucine-rich repeat-containing protein 59 isoform X1, with amino-acid sequence MSKGTGTKLNLKDKINDGEIDLSLCELQDVPVKEIASIRNIHSLDLSTNHLIKLPNNFVTLTHLTKLDLSKNKLRILPEDFGNLTKLRHLDLYKNEIEFLPLSFHKLKALRWLDLKDNPLPPSIKAITGPCLDKAECQRCAIEVVKFFIEFNDSLNVELKKREEQRQQSKMAKEQAEQKLKIQEKKKKKKIEKKAKENVEIQSGLSNYNKVSSIGNLRKSGNSKVEKKKQGKSCCRRFLGGLFWMVFLMMIIFVGSTFKHDVIEKCLENLENKWNFVVENLPTEAQKPALDFGKQICKYHQETGELVSKVVKNISDMIADKDLFFDYLAYYKNKLSENVNYFYTKYAS; translated from the exons ATGTCTAAAGGAACAGGGacaaaacttaatttaaaggataaaattaatgatggtGAGATAGATCTTAGTTTATGTGAATTGCAAGATGTTCCtgttaaagaaatt GCATCCATAAGAAACATCCACAGTTTAGATTTATCAACcaatcatttaataaaattaccg AATAATTTTGTTACATTGACACATTTAACAAAACTCGATTTAAGCAAGAACAAACTCAGGATATTACCAGAAGACTTTGGAAATTTAACCAAATTAAGACACTTAGacttatataaaaatgaaatagaaTTTTTACCGTTAAGTTTTCACAAATTGAAAGCACTACGTTGGTTAGATTTAAAAGATAACCCCTTACCGCCATCGATAAAGGCGATAACAGGCCCTTGTCTAGACAAGGCTGAGTGTCAGCGTTGCGCTATTGAGGTAGTCAAGTTTTTCATTGAGTTCAATGATAGTTTAAAcgttgaactaaaaaaacgCGAAGAACAAAGGCAACAGTCGAAAATGGCTAAAGAACAAGCAGAACAAAAGTTGAAAATTcaagagaaaaagaagaaaaagaaaattgaaaagaaagctAAAGAAAATGTAGAAATTCAAAGTGGATtaagtaattataataaagttaGTTCCATTGGAAATTTAAGGAAAAGCGGTAATTCTAAAGTGGAAAAGAAAAAGCAAGGGAAATCCTGTTGTCGACGATTTTTAGGGGGCCTTTTCTGgatggtttttttaatgatgatCATTTTCGTTGGAAGTACTTTTAAGCATGATGTAATCGAGAAATGTTTGGAGAATTTGGAGAATAAGTGGAATTTTGTGGTGGAAAATTTGCCAACTGAGGCACAAAAACCCGCCTTGGACTTTGGgaaacaaatttgtaaatacCACCAAGAGACTGGAGAACTTGTTAGTAAGGTTGTAAAGAATATCAGCGATATGATTGctgataaagatttattttttgattatttagcgtattataaaaataaattgagcgaaaatgttaattatttttatacgaAATATGCGTcgtga
- the LOC111420129 gene encoding leucine-rich repeat-containing protein 59 isoform X2, whose translation MSKGTGTKLNLKDKINDGEIDLSLCELQDVPVKEIASIRNIHSLDLSTNHLIKLPNNFVTLTHLTKLDLSKNKLRILPEDFGNLTKLRHLDLYKNEIEFLPLSFHKLKALRWLDLKDNPLPPSIKAITGPCLDKAECQRCAIEVVKFFIEFNDSLNVELKKREEQRQQSKMAKEQAEQKLKIQEKKKKKKIEKKAKENVEIQSGLSNYNKVSSIGNLRKSGGLFWMVFLMMIIFVGSTFKHDVIEKCLENLENKWNFVVENLPTEAQKPALDFGKQICKYHQETGELVSKVVKNISDMIADKDLFFDYLAYYKNKLSENVNYFYTKYAS comes from the exons ATGTCTAAAGGAACAGGGacaaaacttaatttaaaggataaaattaatgatggtGAGATAGATCTTAGTTTATGTGAATTGCAAGATGTTCCtgttaaagaaatt GCATCCATAAGAAACATCCACAGTTTAGATTTATCAACcaatcatttaataaaattaccg AATAATTTTGTTACATTGACACATTTAACAAAACTCGATTTAAGCAAGAACAAACTCAGGATATTACCAGAAGACTTTGGAAATTTAACCAAATTAAGACACTTAGacttatataaaaatgaaatagaaTTTTTACCGTTAAGTTTTCACAAATTGAAAGCACTACGTTGGTTAGATTTAAAAGATAACCCCTTACCGCCATCGATAAAGGCGATAACAGGCCCTTGTCTAGACAAGGCTGAGTGTCAGCGTTGCGCTATTGAGGTAGTCAAGTTTTTCATTGAGTTCAATGATAGTTTAAAcgttgaactaaaaaaacgCGAAGAACAAAGGCAACAGTCGAAAATGGCTAAAGAACAAGCAGAACAAAAGTTGAAAATTcaagagaaaaagaagaaaaagaaaattgaaaagaaagctAAAGAAAATGTAGAAATTCAAAGTGGATtaagtaattataataaagttaGTTCCATTGGAAATTTAAGGAAAAGCG GGGGCCTTTTCTGgatggtttttttaatgatgatCATTTTCGTTGGAAGTACTTTTAAGCATGATGTAATCGAGAAATGTTTGGAGAATTTGGAGAATAAGTGGAATTTTGTGGTGGAAAATTTGCCAACTGAGGCACAAAAACCCGCCTTGGACTTTGGgaaacaaatttgtaaatacCACCAAGAGACTGGAGAACTTGTTAGTAAGGTTGTAAAGAATATCAGCGATATGATTGctgataaagatttattttttgattatttagcgtattataaaaataaattgagcgaaaatgttaattatttttatacgaAATATGCGTcgtga